CGATGGCGATGCGGTTGCGCTTCTCATAGGCTTGCAACGGCAGGGAAATGTCGGTGGTTTGCCGGAACAATCGCTGATTCAGGTTCAAGCCCTTGTAGACGCTGAAAGGCATCTCCGGGATCGGTTTGACGATATACACCGGATGGTTTTCAGCGATCGAGCAGACTGTGCTGACGTATTCTTCGGTATACGCTTCGGCAAACGTGGCCTGGCGCTCGGGAAAGGAAATCCGGTAGCTGTTTTCCCGGCCCGAATCCGCATACAGCGCTGCACGGCTGAACAGCACCACCGGCACGCCGGCGTACGCGGTTTTCAGTTGTTGCAGCTTTTCCTGATTGAAGCCCCGGCACTGGCTTTCGACGGTCTTGTCGTGCATGGCGAAGTGCGCCAGGGTCGGGCAACCGCCCCGTGACCATGACAGTGCCGCTTGCGGGTTGTCCATCTGCACCGCCGCTGCGGTGGATTGCGCATGACTGTCGCCGTACAGAATTACCGACACATCACCCGTGCCCAGTTTGCAATCCGCCGCCGCATAGGCATTCGGGTAGCACTCCTGCGGATACAGCTTGCTGGCGTATTCGGGCTGGCCGAGTTCGACCAGTGCCGGACGCCAGTCGGGGTGTTGCTTGACCAGCGACGACGTCGTTGCCGACACGGCTACCACCGCTACCGTCAGTGACGCGAACTTGATCACTGTTCGAGTAGCGCTCGTACCTTTTTTCACCTTCGATTCCACCAGATAGAAGGACAGGGTGCCGAGGGCGAACGAGGCGATGATTGCGCCGATCACGTGCGGCCAGCTGCTCAACAGCCCGCACAGGTAAAGCAGTACCACCAGCGGCCAATGCCACAGGTACACCGAGTAGGAAATGCTCCCGACAAATTGCAGCGCAGGATTGCCGCTGAACATCGACCGGGTGTTGGCGTGAATCACCAGCATCGTCCCCAGCACCGGCAACAGTGCCAGGTAGCCCGGCCACAGATCCGCCTCCGAAAAAACCAGCACGCTGACGGCGACTGCCAGCAGGCCGAATCCTTCGCAAATCGCGCCGCCGCGCTGGCTCAATCGCAGGGGAAACAGAAAAACCAGCCCGCCAGCGATCATTTCCCAGGCGCGGGTGGGCAGCATGTAGAAAGCGAACGTCGGGTTGACGCGGGTCACGACGATGGACGCCAGCAGCGAAATCAGCGCCAAGGCCAGCAAGGCAAAGCGAGTTTTATCTGTGCCGAATAACCGGTGCAGCCCCATGATCAGCACGGGGTAAAGCAGGTAGAACTGCCATTCGACCGACAGCGACCAGGTATGCAGCAACCAGTTTTCATGCAGCGGCGCCGCGAAGTAATTGCCGCTTTGGGCAAAGCTGAAGTTCGAGCTGAACAGCAGACTGCTCTTGATCGTACGGATGGTTTCGCGCAAGTCATCCAGCGGCAGATAAAAGTAGCCGAAGATCAGCAGCGCAACGCACAGGACCAGCAGGGCGGGAATGATGCGGCGGGCGCGGGAGGCATAGAAACCGAGGAGGGAAAAGTTTTGCTGCTGCACACCCTTGAAGATGATGCCGGTCATCAGGAAGCCGGAAATGACGAAGAACACGTCTACGCCGACGAATCCGCCCTCAAACCCTGGCACCTTGAAATGAAACAGCACGACCGCGAGCACGGCCAGTGCCCGCAGGGCGTTGATACTCTTCCTGAATTGCATTTATGCGTCCATGTCACATCCGTTGTGCGGCGCATTGTAGTGATGATGTCGGATTTGTTACATGGATTTTTCCGCTGATTCAGATGTTCCAGCGCGGCGCCGTCATCGCCAGGCGTTGGCGCAGTTCACCAATGTTCGCGGCCAGTTGTCGGGTCAGCAACCGGTAGCCGTCCAGCGTGTTGTAGACCCGTGTGTCGAGGCTGGCGTCAGGCAATTCCAGCGGGCGCTGCAGGCGTTGCGTGGTGCCAGACTTCAAGGCCCGGGCCATGCCGATCAACTGTATGCGGATCACCCGGTGCTCGGCCCGCAGTGCCGATTGCAGGTGCGCCATGGCTTCGGGGTCGTTGGCATCCGGGCGGGTGTTGCCGAGGATCTCCAGGGTACTGACGCACATCCGCAGGTTGCGTTGAATCGCGTCCAGCTCGGTCATGGAGATTTTCACTTCCTTGGACACCGAAGGCATCAGCGAGCGCAGTTGCACCATAACCGTAGTCACCCGGCCCATCAGCTTCAGATGTTCATCGGCGCTGACCGGTTGGCCGCTGATGATCCGCCCGTACAACGTGGCGCAGTCGCGCAAGGCATCGGCCAGGTTGTAGCGCCACGAATACACCGCGTACAGCGGCAGGGCGAAGGAAAACGCGAGGGCCAGGGCGATGCCGATCAGGATGTCGACGCCGCGCCACAAGCCGTCGGTGATCGGGTTGTCGCCATGTCCGGCGACGATGAAGACGGTAATTGCCGAAAGCAGGGCGGTGTAACCGCCCTTGCCGATGGCGTGATATGAGAAGAATCCGCAGACCACGGCCATCGCAAAGTAGGTCAGCCACGGCATGCCCAACCACGCCTGCTGCGCCACCAGCAGCAGACCGACGCCGGCACCGATCAAGGTGCCGGTGGCGCGTTCGGCGGCTTTCTTGCCGATGTTGCCGTGGTGTTGCAGGCCGCCGATCACCACCAGCATGGTCACCGACGCCCACTCGCCGTGGGGCAGGTTGATGCCGGTGGTCAGCAGGATGGTCGCCAGCAGCCCCAGCGCTACCCGCACCGCGTGAATCAATCGGGCGTGCTGGTAGCGGCGGTACGGGTCCAGCAACGGACGCAGGATTCGCCGCAGCAGCGGTGGCAGTCGTTGGGTGCTGAAGGTGCTCAGTGCAAAGTCCTCGTCAGAAGATGTAGTCGGTGGTCAGGAAGCTCGAATCGCGGCCGCGAATGATTTCGCTGATCAGATCCTTGTTGCTGTCCTGGAACTTGGTTGCCACCAGTGTGCGGATCGAAAACACCCGCAGGGCATCGTGTACCGACAGCGTGCCTTCGGCGGAGTTCTTGCGCCCGTTGAACGGGTAGGTGTCCGGGCCGCGCTGGCACTGGGCGTTGAGGTTGATCCGCCCGACCTGGTTGGCGAAAGTGTCGACCAGTCGACCGATCGCCACCGGGTTGGTGCCGAACAGGCTCAGTTGCTGGCCGAAGTCCGATTCCAGCACGTAATCGATCACGGTATCGAGGTGACGGTACGGCACGATCGGCACCACCGGGCCGAACTGTTCTTCGTTGTACACGCGCATCTGCGGCGTCACCGGGTACAACACGGCGGGGTAGAAGAACGACTCGCGACTCTCGCCGCCATTCGGGTTGACCACTTGTGCGCCCTTGCTCTGCGCGTCGGCCACCAGACCGTGCAGGTAGTCGACCTTGCCCGACTCCGGCAGCGGCGTCAGCGCCACGCCGCTGTCCCACGGCATGCCCGGCTTGAGCGTGGCGAGTTTGGCGTTGAATTTTTCGATGAAGGCATCGACCACGTCCTCATGCACAAAAAGGATCTTCAGCGCGGTGCAGCGTTGGCCGTTGAACGACAGCGAACCGGTGACCGCTTCGCTGACCGCATTATCCAGATCGACTTCCGGCAGGACGATGCCGGGGTTCTTCGCATCCAGGCCCAGCGCGGCGCGCAAGCGGTGTGGTTTCGGGTGCAGTTTTTTCAGGTCGCTGGCGGCCTTGTTGGTGCCGATGAAGGCGAAGATGTCGATCTTGCCGCTGGCCATCAGTGCGCTGACGGTTTCGCGGCCGCTGCCGTAGATCACGTTGATCACGCCGCTCGGGAAACTGTCGCGGAACGCTTCGAGCAACGGGCGGATCAGCAACACGCCGAGCTTGGCCGGTTTGAACACCACGGTGTTGCCCATGATCAGCGCCGGAATCAGCGTGGTGAAGGTTTCGTTCAGCGGATAGTTGTAAGGCCCCATGCACAGTGCCACGCCGAGCGGCACGCGGCGGATCTGGCCGAGGGTGTCCTGTTCCAGTTCGAAACGGCTGGAGCGACGGTCGAGTTCTTTCAGTGCATTGATGGTGTCGACGATGTAGTCGCAGGTGCGGTCGAACTCTTTTTCCGAGTCCTTGAGGTTCTTGCCGATCTCCCACATCAGCAGCTTGACCACGGCTTCGCGCTGCTGGCGCATCCGGCCGAGGAACGCTTCGACGTGCTGGATGCGTTCGGCCACGCGCATGGTCGGCCACAGGCCCTGACCACGATCGTAGGCGCGCACGGCGGCGTCGAGGGCGGTGAGGGCGGTGTCGGCGTCGAGCAGCGGGGTGCTGCCGAGAATCACTTGTTCATCGCCGTTTTCGCCGTGCAGATACACCGGGCTGCGCACGGTGGCGAGTGGGCCGTCCCAGCGCCGCAGTTGGCCATCGACGAGGTATTCGCGTTGCTCGACCTGACCGTCGAGGCGGTATTTTTCCGGGATGTCGCTGACAGAAGGGAACAGATTGCCAAGGATGTTTGCTGTGGTCATGTCGCTACCCCGTGTTGATGTCCGTATACAGATCAAAAAGTCTTTACAGGTTATACGCCTGAATGCGCCGATATTTAAACCCGCCAATGTCACGCGAATGTCACGCAGAGATGCGGAACAGAGCTCTGACTGGTTTATGAAATCCAATGTGGGAGCGGGCTTGCTCGCGAATGCGTCCTTTCAACTGACATCCTCATTGCTGACACACCGCATTCGCGAGCAAGCCCGCTCCCACAGTTGAATGGGGTGGCCTGAACACTCTCTACTGGCCCCGGTTGGCCCCATCGTTGTCCGGCAATGCCCTCAACCCGCTGCCGTGCCTGCCTTAAGGTGTGATCACAACAAAAAGCGATGCCACCCTCGAGGATCGTTATGCGGGCAATCCCACTCACTTTACTGCTGGCGCTGATGATGACGCTGTGCGGCTGCGACGAAAAATCCGCACCGCCGGCGACCACTCTCAATGCTACTCCCACCGACCCGGCACTGGCGCAGATCTACGCCAACAGCTGCCAGCTCTGTCACGCCAATCCCGCCGCCAACGCACCATTGACCGGTGACCGAAAAGCCTGGGAACCACGCATCCGCCAGGGCGCCGACACGCTGCTCGACCACGCCATCAACGGCTACAACGGCATGCCGCCAATGGGCCAGTGCGTCGAGTGCAGCGAAGAACAATTCCTGCAACTGATCGGCTTCATGGCCGACCAGCCCCTCCCACAATAAGGGCGCGCGCATGAGTATGGATCTGACACGGCGTCAGTTGTTGCAACGGGCAAGCATCGTCGGCGCGTTCAGTGCACTGGCGGCCAACCCCGCGCTGGGGCAATTGATGCGCGCCCCGCGACTGATTCCCTGGCGCAACTGGTCGGGCGGGCAGAGTTGCCTGCCGGCGGCGCGGCTGGCGCCGAAGAATCTTGATGAACTAAGTGCTGCGATTCGTCAGGCTCAGGGCAAAATCCGCCCGGTCGGTTCCGCGCATTCGTTCAGCGCACTGGTGCCCACCGACGGCACTTTGCTGTCGCTGAGCTACTTCACCGGGCTGCTCGACCACGATCCGAACACCCTGCAGGCCGAATTCGGCGCCGGTATGCCAATGTCGCGCATGGGCGTGCCGCTGAAGGACGTCGGCCAGGCCCTGCAGAACATGGCCGATATCGATTACCAGACTCTCGCCGGGGCAATTTCCACCTCGACCCACGGCACCGGGAAAACCTTTCAGTCGTACTCGGCGCATGTCTGCGGCCTGCAACTGGTGACGGCCGACGGCGAGGTGCTGGACTGCGACAGCCAGCGTCACCCTGAAGTATTCAACGCGGCTCGCGTTTCGCTCGGCGCTCTTGGCGTGGCCACCAGAATCCGTCTGCAAAATCGCCCGGCCTACCGCCTGCGCGAACGCCAGTGGATCGCCAAGACCGAAGAGCTGCTGGAAGACCTCGACAAAAACACCCGGGAAAACCAGCACTGGGAAATGCTCGTCGTCACCCATTCCGACTACGCGCTGTCCATCGCCCTCAACGAAACCAGCGACCCGGCCACGCCGCCGATCCCACCCGAAGAGGAGGGCGGCAATGAGTTCGTGACCCTGATCGAGAAGATCGACAAATACGGCAGCGATTTCCCCGAGCTGCGCCGCACGCTGCTCAACAGCCTGCGGCATCTGGCGAGTTTCAATGACCGGGTCGGCGACTCGTTCGACATCTACGCCAATGTGCGCACCGTGCGCTTCAACGAGATGGAATACTCGGTGCCCGCCGAACACGGCCCGGCCTGTCTGCGGGAAATCCTCAAGCTGATTCAGGACAAGGACCTGCGCACCTGGTTTCCCATCGAGTACCGCTACGTCAAGGCCGACGACATTCCGCTGAGCATGTTCGAGGGCCGCGACAGCTGTTCGATCTCGGTGCACCAGCATTACCAGATGGATCACCACAACTTCTTCGCCGCGGTCGAGCCGATCTTCTGGAAGTACAACGGCCGCCCGCACTGGGGCAAGTTACACACGCTCAACGCGAAGAATCTGCAACCGCTGTATCCGCGCTGGCGCGAGTTTGTCGACGTACGTCAGGCGCTGGACCCGAGCGGACGCTTTCTCAATGCGCATCTGTCGTCGATTCTGGGGGTGAGCTGATGGCGGTCAATCGACGCAATTTTCTCCTCGGCACGCTGGGTGTCGGCGCTTTGTTAGTGGGCGTGGGCGCCTGGCTGCGACCGGGTGATCGTGGCGGCCCGTACAGTGAGTATTTTTGCGCGCTGAATAAAGAATTGAAGGACAACGGCCCGATGCGCCCGGTGTTGTTGATCGATCTGGATCGCCTCGATCACAACATCGACGTGGTGGTGCAGTCGCTCAAACGCGGCGGCAAGCAATTGCGTCTGGTGGAAAAATCCCTGCCGTCGCCGGGCTTGTTGAGCTACATCGCGCAACGGGCCGGGACACAAAAACTCATGTCGTTTCACCAGCCGTTTCTCAATCACGATGCTGTAGCGTTTCCGCAGTCCGACATCCTGCTCGGCAAGCCGTTGCCGGTGCGTTCGGCCGAGCTGTTTTATCAGACTCACAAAGGCCCGTTCGATCCTTCCAGGCAACTGCAATGGCTGCTCGACGGGCCTGTACGGCTGCAGCAATACCTGGCGTTGGCGCAAGGGCTGGGCACGCGGATGCGCATCAACATCGAACTGGATGTCGGCCTGCATCGCGGCGGGGTCAGTGATGTGAATGTGCTGGGGCAGATGCTCATGCTGATCAGCGCCAATCCGCAGCATCTGCAGTTCGCCGGGTTCATGGGCTACGACCCGTTCGTGGGCATGGGCGTGCCGGGGATTCTCGGTTCGCCCGAGGAACTGTTCGCCAAGGTCATGGTGATTTATCAGCGCTGCGTGGATTTCACCCGCCAGCAGTATCCGGCGTTGTGGAACGAAAACCTGTGCCTGAACACCGCCGGCAGCCCGAGTTACCGCATCCACGAAAACGAGAAACTGAGCACTGAGGTGTCGGTGGGCACGGCGATGCTCAAACCGACGCATTACGACCTGCCGTCGCTGGTTGACCACGTGCCGGCGACCTACATCGCCACGCCGGTACTGAAAAGCACTGGTGCGGTGAATATCCCGGCGCTGGATGACAAGTCGACTTTGTTCTCGTGGTGGGACACCAACCAGCGGCAGACTTTTTTCATCTACGGCGGCAACTGGATGGCCGAGTTCGAATCGCCGCCAGGGTTGCTGAGCAATGGGGTGTACGGGCGCAGTTCGAATCAGGAGATGGTCAACGGCTCCAACGCCGTGGGCCTGACCATCGAAGATCAAGTGTTCCTGCGCCCGACCCAGACTGAAGCCGTCCTCCTGCAATTCGGTGATCTGCTGGCGGTGCGTGGCGGCAAGATTGTCGACACCTGGCCGGTCTACACCTGACCCAAAAACACCTCAGATACCCCTGTGGGAGCGGGCTTGCTCGCGAAAGCGTCCTGTCAGTCAGCATCTATTTGACTGGCACACCGCATTCGCGAGCAAGCCCGCTCCCACAGGGTTTTGTGTTGTCTGTCAAATCCCGATCAATTTCTGTAATGAAGCTTTTATGACAAAAGTTCGGTAGCACATAGCCAGTCCGGTCATGCCTATGTAACGCGCTTGAGGGGCCCAACGGGGCGCTTTTCACAAGCCGAGGCGGGACGCCGGGAGTGAGGCAATGGGGACTATGGAACGCTACTCGAAAGTGGGCATGCAGGAGCTCGATCAGCGCCTGTCGAAGATCGTCGAGGCCGCGCGCAAGAAGCCGGTTTCGGTATATCGCTACGGCGCGCCGTGGGTCTGGATCGTGTCGCAGGATGACTGGCAGGGCGCCTTGAAAGAGGTCTCCAGCTACATTCCGCCCGGCCATTCGCTGGTGTTGCTGCGCCCGCAGATCGATGACTTGCTCGACGCCCATCAAGGCCTGTTGCACGAACTCAATGCCGAGCCCGGCATGCTCATCCCCGCGCAAACCGTCATGCACATCCTGCTCCTGCAACTGCTGTATTCGGTGCCCAGCGAGCAGCAACTGTATGAACAGCTCAATTACAACCTGCTGTTCCGCTGGTTCGTCGGTCTTGGCCTGAACCAGAAAGTCTGGAGCTTCAACGTCCTCAGTCGCGACATCGCCACGCTGCTCAACAACCCGCGTGCGGTGCAGCTCATCCAGAAAATCATCGGCGAAGTGTTCTGCGGTGCCTTGCTGCAAATGCCCGAGTTCTCGTTGAACTTCGCGCTGCTGCACACCTGGCTCGGCAAGCACAGCGGTGCCTCGACAGTCAGCAACTGACGCAACACACAAGGCGCGCAACAGCGCCACCAGGTCATCGCGAATTCAGGGGGTAGTGTGGATCAGATTTTCACGTCACGGCTGGCGCTGTGGGGCTGGCTGCTGGTGACGGCCGGCGCGCAACCGGCATTCGCCGAAGAGGCCGCCGAAAGCGTAGCGCCGCAACGTCTGGTGGACGTCAACGAATACTTCGTGCGCGGCAACACCGTGCTCGACGCCCGAGCAATTGAAGAGGCGGTGTACCCGTTTCTCGGCCCGCAAAAAGCCATGACTGACATCGAAGGCGCCCGCGATGCCTTGCAGAAGGCTTATCAGCAGCGCGGCTACCAATCGGTGTTCGTCGAACTGCCGGAGCAAGCGGTGGCGGACGGCATCGTCTATCTTCAAGTCAGCGAAACCAAGGTCGGCCGGGTGCGTGTGGTCGGCGCCAAACACTATTCGCCGCTGGACATCCGCGACAACGTCCCGGCGCTAAAAGAGGGCGAGGTGCCGGACTTCGCCAAGGTTCAGGGCGAACTGGCGCAGCTCAATAAAACCCCGGGCCGCCAGGTCATGCCGTTGGTGCGCGAAGGTCAACGCCCCGGCACCATGGACGTCGATTTGCAGGTCGAAGACCAGAACCCGTGGAGCGCCAGCGTCGGCCTCAACAACGATTACAGCGCCGACACCGAGAAACTGCGCGCCGTGACCAGCCTCGGCTACAACAACCTCTGGCAACTCGGCCACAGCATCAACCTGACGTACTTCACCGCACCGCAGGACACCGACAACGCCAAGGTCTGGTCGGCTTCCTACACAGCGCCGTTGAGCGAGCGCTGGAGCGTGCAGTTCTCCGGTTATCAGTCCGACAGCAACGTCGCCACCATCGGCGGCAGCAATGTGCTGGGCAAGGGCCATTCCTACGGGGTGTCGGCGATCTACACGTTGCCGTCCAGTGGCAGCTGGTCGAACTCGCTGTCGGCCGGTATCGACTTCAAGGACTTCGACGAACGCCTGACCCTGTCCGGCGAGAGCGACAAGGTGCCGCTGAAATACGCGCCGTTCACCTTCGCCTACAACGGTTTCCGCTACACCGAAAAAAGTCAGCTTGGACTCGGCCTGAGCCTGGTCGCAGCCACCCGCAGCATTTTCGGTTACGGCAGCTCCGACGAAGACTTCGACTACAAACGCTACCGGGCCAACCCGAGTTTCGCCGTGCTCAAGGGCGACAGCAATTTCACCTGGACTTTCGACAACGACTGGCAGAGCGCGAGCAAAGGCGCGTTCCAGCTGGCGTCGGGGCCACTGGTCTCCAACGAACAGTTTTCCGCTGGCGGCGCGACCTCGGTGCGCGGCTATCTGGCGGCCGAGCGCACCGGCGATGACGGCGTGCTGCTCAGTCAGGAACTGCGCACCCCGTCGCTGGCGAAATACGCCGGCAGCTGGATGCAGGAATGGCGCTTCTACGCCTTTGCCGAAGGCGCGCAACTGTACCTGCGCGACGAACTGCCGGACCAGGACGCCAGTTACGCCCTGGCCAGCGTCGGCCTCGGCACCCGCGCCAGCCTGAGCAAATGGCTGTCCGGCAGCCTCGACTGGGGCTACCCGTTACTCGAAGGGCCGAACACCTCGAAGCAGGAGTCGCGCCTGCACTTCAACCTTCAAGCCACTTTCTAAAGGAGCACGTTCATGCAGCGCCTCATTCTTTCGTTGTTGATCTGCCTGGGCTTCGTGCTCCCGGCCACGGCGCAGGCCTGGTGGCAGGACGACTGGCATTACCGCAAACAGATTGCCGTCGACACCACGCCGCAGGGCGCCGGGATCAATCAGGCCCTCGGCCGCACCGCGCTGCTGGTGCGCCTGCACACCGGCAACTTCACCTTCGACGGGGTCAAGGAAGACGGCGCGGATTTGCGCTTCGTCGCCGCCGATGACAAGACCGTGCTTAACCACCAGATCGAAAGCTTCGATGCGCTGATGGGCATGGCGCTGATCTGGGTCGATGTGCCGAATGTCGAGGGCGGCCAGCGTCAGGACATCTGGATGTACTACGGCAATCAGAAGGCCCCGGCCACCGGCAACGGCCAGTTGACGTTCGATCCGAATTACACCGCGCTGTATCACTTCGACGGCGCCACCGGCACCCCGGCCAAGGACACCACCGCCTACGGCAACACCGCGCAAAGCGCCACCGGCGCGGCGATTGACGGCGTGGTCGGGCGCGCCTTGCAGTTCAGCGGCCAGCCGTTGCTGCTGCCGGCCAGTCCGTCGTTGCAGCACAGCGCCGGCAGTGCGTTCACCTTCAGCGCCTGGCTGCGTCTGGATCAGGCCAATGGCGAGCAACTGATCCTTGCCCGCCGCGAAGGCGCCAACAGCCTGCTGGTCGGGGTCAATCAAGGTGTGCCGTTTGTGGAGATCGACGGCCAGCGCGCCGTGGCCACTCAGCCGCTGAATCCGGGCCAATGGCAGCACGTCGCGCTGACCGCCGAAGGTTCGAAAGTCAGCTTGTACATTAACGGTCGTGAGGGCGCGTCCCTCGCTCAAGCGATGCCGGCGTTCAATTCGGTGATGGCGATTGGCGGCGATCTGACCGCTGGCCCGTTCCAACCGTTCGTGGGCGCCATCGACGAACTGCGCCTGTCGAAAGTCGCGCGTCCCGCGCCGTTGCTGCTGGCCGACGCCACCTCGCAAGGCGCGGAGTCGAAACTGGTGGCCTACGGCGTCGATGAAGAACAGTCCGGTTTCGGTTTCGGCAGCCTCGGTTTCCTGCTCAATGCGGTGCCGGTCGACGCCTGGGTGATCATCGCCGTGCTGGTGCTGATGATGTTCCAGTCGTGGATCATCATGCTGCGCAAGAACCGCACCCTCAGCCGCGTGAGCAAGGCCAACGAGGATTTCCGCGAGCAATTCGCCAAGGTCGGTACGCGCCTGGAGATGTTCGCCGACGACGCGCAACTCGCCCAGCGTCTGCAGCATTCGCCGCTGTGGCGCCTGTACGCGGTGGCGGTCAAGGAAATCCGTACCCGCCGCGAGCAGGGCGCCGATACCTCTTCGGTGTCGGCGGCAACCATCGAAGCGATCCGCTGCTCG
The Pseudomonas fluorescens genome window above contains:
- a CDS encoding transposase, which encodes MGTMERYSKVGMQELDQRLSKIVEAARKKPVSVYRYGAPWVWIVSQDDWQGALKEVSSYIPPGHSLVLLRPQIDDLLDAHQGLLHELNAEPGMLIPAQTVMHILLLQLLYSVPSEQQLYEQLNYNLLFRWFVGLGLNQKVWSFNVLSRDIATLLNNPRAVQLIQKIIGEVFCGALLQMPEFSLNFALLHTWLGKHSGASTVSN
- a CDS encoding DSD1 family PLP-dependent enzyme, with the translated sequence MRPGDRGGPYSEYFCALNKELKDNGPMRPVLLIDLDRLDHNIDVVVQSLKRGGKQLRLVEKSLPSPGLLSYIAQRAGTQKLMSFHQPFLNHDAVAFPQSDILLGKPLPVRSAELFYQTHKGPFDPSRQLQWLLDGPVRLQQYLALAQGLGTRMRINIELDVGLHRGGVSDVNVLGQMLMLISANPQHLQFAGFMGYDPFVGMGVPGILGSPEELFAKVMVIYQRCVDFTRQQYPALWNENLCLNTAGSPSYRIHENEKLSTEVSVGTAMLKPTHYDLPSLVDHVPATYIATPVLKSTGAVNIPALDDKSTLFSWWDTNQRQTFFIYGGNWMAEFESPPGLLSNGVYGRSSNQEMVNGSNAVGLTIEDQVFLRPTQTEAVLLQFGDLLAVRGGKIVDTWPVYT
- a CDS encoding NADP-dependent glyceraldehyde-3-phosphate dehydrogenase, which encodes MTTANILGNLFPSVSDIPEKYRLDGQVEQREYLVDGQLRRWDGPLATVRSPVYLHGENGDEQVILGSTPLLDADTALTALDAAVRAYDRGQGLWPTMRVAERIQHVEAFLGRMRQQREAVVKLLMWEIGKNLKDSEKEFDRTCDYIVDTINALKELDRRSSRFELEQDTLGQIRRVPLGVALCMGPYNYPLNETFTTLIPALIMGNTVVFKPAKLGVLLIRPLLEAFRDSFPSGVINVIYGSGRETVSALMASGKIDIFAFIGTNKAASDLKKLHPKPHRLRAALGLDAKNPGIVLPEVDLDNAVSEAVTGSLSFNGQRCTALKILFVHEDVVDAFIEKFNAKLATLKPGMPWDSGVALTPLPESGKVDYLHGLVADAQSKGAQVVNPNGGESRESFFYPAVLYPVTPQMRVYNEEQFGPVVPIVPYRHLDTVIDYVLESDFGQQLSLFGTNPVAIGRLVDTFANQVGRINLNAQCQRGPDTYPFNGRKNSAEGTLSVHDALRVFSIRTLVATKFQDSNKDLISEIIRGRDSSFLTTDYIF
- a CDS encoding FUSC family protein; this encodes MLRRILRPLLDPYRRYQHARLIHAVRVALGLLATILLTTGINLPHGEWASVTMLVVIGGLQHHGNIGKKAAERATGTLIGAGVGLLLVAQQAWLGMPWLTYFAMAVVCGFFSYHAIGKGGYTALLSAITVFIVAGHGDNPITDGLWRGVDILIGIALALAFSFALPLYAVYSWRYNLADALRDCATLYGRIISGQPVSADEHLKLMGRVTTVMVQLRSLMPSVSKEVKISMTELDAIQRNLRMCVSTLEILGNTRPDANDPEAMAHLQSALRAEHRVIRIQLIGMARALKSGTTQRLQRPLELPDASLDTRVYNTLDGYRLLTRQLAANIGELRQRLAMTAPRWNI
- a CDS encoding acyltransferase family protein, whose amino-acid sequence is MQFRKSINALRALAVLAVVLFHFKVPGFEGGFVGVDVFFVISGFLMTGIIFKGVQQQNFSLLGFYASRARRIIPALLVLCVALLIFGYFYLPLDDLRETIRTIKSSLLFSSNFSFAQSGNYFAAPLHENWLLHTWSLSVEWQFYLLYPVLIMGLHRLFGTDKTRFALLALALISLLASIVVTRVNPTFAFYMLPTRAWEMIAGGLVFLFPLRLSQRGGAICEGFGLLAVAVSVLVFSEADLWPGYLALLPVLGTMLVIHANTRSMFSGNPALQFVGSISYSVYLWHWPLVVLLYLCGLLSSWPHVIGAIIASFALGTLSFYLVESKVKKGTSATRTVIKFASLTVAVVAVSATTSSLVKQHPDWRPALVELGQPEYASKLYPQECYPNAYAAADCKLGTGDVSVILYGDSHAQSTAAAVQMDNPQAALSWSRGGCPTLAHFAMHDKTVESQCRGFNQEKLQQLKTAYAGVPVVLFSRAALYADSGRENSYRISFPERQATFAEAYTEEYVSTVCSIAENHPVYIVKPIPEMPFSVYKGLNLNQRLFRQTTDISLPLQAYEKRNRIAIATIEAAASRCNATVIDPTPYLCPDGNCMGSMDGVPLYFDDNHLVDAGNQQLKGLFKDLIKPI
- a CDS encoding ShlB/FhaC/HecB family hemolysin secretion/activation protein; the protein is MDQIFTSRLALWGWLLVTAGAQPAFAEEAAESVAPQRLVDVNEYFVRGNTVLDARAIEEAVYPFLGPQKAMTDIEGARDALQKAYQQRGYQSVFVELPEQAVADGIVYLQVSETKVGRVRVVGAKHYSPLDIRDNVPALKEGEVPDFAKVQGELAQLNKTPGRQVMPLVREGQRPGTMDVDLQVEDQNPWSASVGLNNDYSADTEKLRAVTSLGYNNLWQLGHSINLTYFTAPQDTDNAKVWSASYTAPLSERWSVQFSGYQSDSNVATIGGSNVLGKGHSYGVSAIYTLPSSGSWSNSLSAGIDFKDFDERLTLSGESDKVPLKYAPFTFAYNGFRYTEKSQLGLGLSLVAATRSIFGYGSSDEDFDYKRYRANPSFAVLKGDSNFTWTFDNDWQSASKGAFQLASGPLVSNEQFSAGGATSVRGYLAAERTGDDGVLLSQELRTPSLAKYAGSWMQEWRFYAFAEGAQLYLRDELPDQDASYALASVGLGTRASLSKWLSGSLDWGYPLLEGPNTSKQESRLHFNLQATF
- a CDS encoding c-type cytochrome gives rise to the protein MRAIPLTLLLALMMTLCGCDEKSAPPATTLNATPTDPALAQIYANSCQLCHANPAANAPLTGDRKAWEPRIRQGADTLLDHAINGYNGMPPMGQCVECSEEQFLQLIGFMADQPLPQ
- a CDS encoding D-arabinono-1,4-lactone oxidase, encoding MAANPALGQLMRAPRLIPWRNWSGGQSCLPAARLAPKNLDELSAAIRQAQGKIRPVGSAHSFSALVPTDGTLLSLSYFTGLLDHDPNTLQAEFGAGMPMSRMGVPLKDVGQALQNMADIDYQTLAGAISTSTHGTGKTFQSYSAHVCGLQLVTADGEVLDCDSQRHPEVFNAARVSLGALGVATRIRLQNRPAYRLRERQWIAKTEELLEDLDKNTRENQHWEMLVVTHSDYALSIALNETSDPATPPIPPEEEGGNEFVTLIEKIDKYGSDFPELRRTLLNSLRHLASFNDRVGDSFDIYANVRTVRFNEMEYSVPAEHGPACLREILKLIQDKDLRTWFPIEYRYVKADDIPLSMFEGRDSCSISVHQHYQMDHHNFFAAVEPIFWKYNGRPHWGKLHTLNAKNLQPLYPRWREFVDVRQALDPSGRFLNAHLSSILGVS